The genome window GCTTGCCATCCGATCGAGTTCGTTGACGGCCACCCTGAGGTACGCCGCCCGCGGCGGGGGCGTGATCCCGGAGATCGTCTCCATCGCCTCGATGAAGACCATGTTGTGGACGACCGAGCAGATCCCGCAGACCCGTTCGGCAAGGAACATCACTTCCTGCCAGGGCCTCCCCTGCATGATCCTCTCGATCCCTTTCTTCATGTAGCCCATCTCGACCTCGGCGCTGAGGACGTGCTCTCCTCTGGTCTCGCACTTGATCCTGACCGGTTCCTTCCAGCAGGGGTGGACAGGGCCGATCGGTATCGCTACATCGACCGTTTTTTTCATTGTTTTTTCTCCTCATAGTCTGCAAAGATCGTCGGCGCGAGCGAGAGGATCGCCCTGATGATCTCGGTCGGGCGGGGCGGGCATCCGGGGACCGAGGCTGCGATCGGTATGTGTTTCGAGGCCGGGGGGTTGACGTACCCGCCTTCCCTGTTGAAGACGCAGCCCGAGATCGGGCAGTTGCCGATGGCGATCGCCACCTTGGGCTCGGGGATCTTTTCCCAGAGGCCCTTGAGTTTGTCCTCCCACTGCGGGGTGCAGCACCCGATCACCAGGAGGACGTCGGCCTCTCTCGGGTTGTTGTGGACATAGATCCCGTACTGTTCGAGGTCGTAGCGGGGGGAGAGGCATGCGAGCACCTCGATATCGCAGCCATTGCACGATCCTGTGTCCACGTAGGCCACATGGATCGAGCGCGACCGCACGGCGTTTTTGAGTTTCTGGAGCAGGTCTGTCATGGGGTGATCACCTCCCTGAGGGCTTTCTTTCCTTCTTCGACGGCGGCGTCCGGGGACGCCCC of Methanofollis sp. contains these proteins:
- a CDS encoding nickel-dependent hydrogenase large subunit; the protein is MKKTVDVAIPIGPVHPCWKEPVRIKCETRGEHVLSAEVEMGYMKKGIERIMQGRPWQEVMFLAERVCGICSVVHNMVFIEAMETISGITPPPRAAYLRVAVNELDRMASHLIANFSYCYTIEHETLGMYLLNEREHVLDMLERITGNR
- a CDS encoding NADH-quinone oxidoreductase subunit B family protein, producing the protein MTDLLQKLKNAVRSRSIHVAYVDTGSCNGCDIEVLACLSPRYDLEQYGIYVHNNPREADVLLVIGCCTPQWEDKLKGLWEKIPEPKVAIAIGNCPISGCVFNREGGYVNPPASKHIPIAASVPGCPPRPTEIIRAILSLAPTIFADYEEKKQ